A single window of Dermacentor albipictus isolate Rhodes 1998 colony chromosome 1, USDA_Dalb.pri_finalv2, whole genome shotgun sequence DNA harbors:
- the LOC135909859 gene encoding uncharacterized protein translates to MATGGGKVGGVDGRVLDILGRTGGLLVSPPQYFADSEDASSEDAAGPSRSAPATTTFVVSGPAAVAGPSGLTQQPPTLQQPPFQPTPQPTPREPQAPPPHRQSKQQDLEGAVHMATAEYVRQGQSAEARAQEEARFRRQILGQNQRQDVKHG, encoded by the exons AT GGCCACTGGAGGCGGGAAAGTGGGTGGGGTGGACGGCCGCGTCCTCGACATCCTTGGGAGGACAGGCGGCCTCCTTGTTTCCCCGCCGCAGTACTTCGCCGATAGCGAG GACGCAAGTTCGGAGGATGCTGCAGGGCCCTCCCGCAGTGCACCAGCAACAACTACGTTTGTGGTGTCGGGTCCTGCAGCTGTTGCTGGGCCAAGTGGCCTTACAC AGCAACCGCCTACCCTCCAGCAGCCACCCTTCCAGCCGACCCCCCAGCCAACTCCACGAGAGCCGCAAGCACCCCCCCCCCATAGGCAGTCGAAGCAGCAAGACCTTGAGGGCGCCGTCCATATGGCTACTGCCGAATATGTTCGGCAGGGCCAGTCGGCGGAAGCCAGGGCACAGGAGGAGGCTCGCTTCCGCCGACAAATTCTGGGGCAAAACCAGCGG caggatgtgaagcacggttag